Proteins from one Aquila chrysaetos chrysaetos chromosome 5, bAquChr1.4, whole genome shotgun sequence genomic window:
- the CTXN2 gene encoding cortexin-2 — MMSSNYCSNTSASMSVNEMSAFPLTLEQKTGFAFVGILCVFLGLLIIRCFKILLDPYSSMPSSTWEDEVEGLDKGTFEYALA, encoded by the coding sequence ATGATGAGCAGTAATTACTGCAGCAACACTTCAGCCAGCATGAGTGTCAACGAAATGTCTGCCTTCCCTCTGACTTTAGAGCAAAAAACTGGGTTTGCCTTTGTGGggattttgtgtgttttcttgggACTTCTAATTATCAGATGCTTCAAAATCTTGCTAGACCCCTACAGTAGTATGCCTTCTTCTACGTGGGAAGATGAAGTTGAGGGGTTGGATAAAGGAACATTTGAATATGCTCTTGCATGA